The nucleotide window CAGCCAACCTGTCAGCTCTGTAATTATCTGCCGCTCtaggagagcagagagcagctcgGCCTCGGAGCCTGAACACGAACCTGAGCAGAGCAAACTGTCAGCGCGGCTTTAACAGGCGACGCTGCAATGATCCTGTCCTCTTGACCTGTCGCTCCATCATGTGCCAGTTTGGGAGGTCACGTGACCACGGACATactccacgggggggggggcggcacacacacacacacacatacactttgaCTCACGTATTTCCAGCCCAGCGTGGTTTTACAGTTTTCACAGTAGATGTCAGCCACAGCGTGTAAACCCGTGAGGAGAACCCGCTCCTCAGCCGGCCCGCAGCCCACATTCACCCTGCAGacgagaggtcagaggtcagaggtcaggagagAACCACAAGAAGATCTGAAATCACTAAGTGCTGCTCGAATGTTTGGTGAATTTTTGTTTATTCCCTATATAGTGCACTCATTGTTTCCTACAGTGCATCGTGAGAAGTAGTGTGCAACCGATGGTCACtaaccatcatgcattgcgcttGTGGCATTGACAGGAAGAGAAATGGCggagggacgagaggagagagagcagcacgtctcagctctctctctctggagattCTTCTCCTTCTTATTCGGATCAAAAATATCTGAATCCTTGTGGTGATAAAGACAAACAGGTTTAGATCCTTTACATTTAATCTAATGTTTCTGAGGCCgttgtttgtttgatgagaaaacaaaccaatatgttgatttctatattttaaagACGCTCATTTAACGGGAATTTGACCTAAAGTATCAAACTAAAGTGTGAGATAAACGtttgaatgtattttgaatGGCCGACGCTGTTGATGTGATGAGTGAAGTGTGGTTTCCTTGTGACTGTGTCGTCTCCACACAGAAGAGCCACAGAGGGAAGTCCTGgttatcggggggggggggggggggggggggttcagaaaCTTGAAACTTTTACCAAGTAAGAAGCCGTAGAATTGTCACATATTCAACAACTGTCAGACTAAACACTGGAGAATATTTACTACAGTGAATACAACTGCAGATAAGTATGGGgtcaaatattcatatttcaattCATATCTTATTTCTGCAGTTAAAGAAATTCACTGAATCTTTGTCTGAAACATTTTGGCACCAAACACGTCTGACGACAGAAAAGTTCTCGGACAAATTAAAACTTCTGCGGCCGTCAGCTGGGACTGGTCTGTTCACACACTGGGGGAACTGGTCTGCACATTAACCAGTAATGAAAATGATCATTCAAACCTCAGATGACTCCCAACAGGGCTGTGATCAACGACTACAACTGAAAGAGACGGATGGAAACTGAACACGTCACACGTCTCCTTCTGGATCACATGCTTCTGCACacgtgtgttgtttttgttgttgttattgttattagcTTGTGTGTTAACTTCACATGTGGCAGCGTCACCAGCTGCAGTGAGTCGGAGAACAAGTGAAGAACAACACTAAGAACGAGTTGAACTCGGTTTTCAGACTCAGACTggtttaaccccccccccatcactttTAATGACAGAGAACCCAAACAGTGAAGGTGAGTTGTGAGACTCGTACTCACACTGAGTTGAACAGGTAGGCTCTTCCCTGGCTGCCTTGAAATGActgaaacaagagagagaaacaaagatggTGTAAGTTGACAtcgaggagaagcagcagacgTTTCCTCcatcaacagaaaaacatcaaacttCATTTAACGTCGTTAAGAATCAGGTAAAAAGCAGCTGGAAGTTTTATAGA belongs to Platichthys flesus chromosome 3, fPlaFle2.1, whole genome shotgun sequence and includes:
- the ypel1 gene encoding protein yippee-like 1 isoform X2 yields the protein MVKMTKSKTFQAYLPSCHRTYSCIHCRAHLANHDELISKSFQGSQGRAYLFNSVIQIFLIRIRRRRISRERELRRAALSPLVPPPFLFLSMPQAQCMMVSDHRLHTTSHDAL